A section of the Rhizomicrobium sp. genome encodes:
- a CDS encoding cytochrome ubiquinol oxidase subunit I — translation MDIVLLSRLQFAITALYHFLFVPLTLGLSLILVITECVYVMTGRTIWRDMTKFWGTLFGINFAMGVATGITMEFQFGTNWAYYAHYVGDVFGTPLALEGLMAFFLESTLVGLFFFGWNRMSKVGHLVVTAGVALGSNLSALWILIANGWMQFPVGAKFNPDTMRMEVTDFTAVLFNPVAQAKFVHAVAAGYVTGSVFVLAISALYLLQNRHRALALRSMTVAASFGLASALCVVVLGDESGYTASANQKMKIAAIESMWETEPAPASFTLIGIPDLAGRRTDYAVKIPWVLGLITTRSTDTVVPGINDLVKLAATRIRNGLIAYDTLAKLRADRGNVQLRAQLDAHVADLGYALLLKRFRPDIEHATDADIARAAETTIPNVPVLFWAFRLMVACGFWFIALFGCAFYLSATRRLDRYRLFLIAAFASLPLPWLAAELGWIVAEYGRQPWVIEGVLPTFLGVSGTDAHNVLFSLLGFVVFYSGLAVADVYLMVKYIRLGPDETLGHPVAAPGMRGEVVA, via the coding sequence ATGGACATCGTCCTGCTCTCGCGCCTGCAATTCGCGATCACCGCGCTCTATCATTTCCTGTTCGTGCCGCTGACGCTGGGTCTTTCCCTGATCCTGGTCATCACCGAGTGCGTCTATGTCATGACCGGCCGCACGATCTGGCGCGACATGACGAAATTTTGGGGCACGCTGTTCGGCATCAACTTCGCCATGGGCGTCGCGACCGGCATCACCATGGAATTCCAGTTCGGCACCAACTGGGCCTATTACGCGCACTATGTCGGCGACGTGTTCGGCACGCCGCTCGCGCTGGAGGGCCTGATGGCCTTCTTCCTCGAATCGACGCTGGTCGGGCTTTTCTTCTTCGGCTGGAACCGGATGTCGAAGGTCGGTCATCTGGTGGTGACGGCCGGCGTGGCGCTCGGCAGCAATTTGTCGGCGCTCTGGATCCTGATCGCCAATGGCTGGATGCAGTTCCCGGTCGGCGCGAAATTCAACCCCGACACGATGCGCATGGAAGTCACGGATTTCACCGCGGTTCTGTTCAATCCCGTGGCGCAGGCGAAATTCGTGCACGCCGTCGCGGCCGGCTACGTCACCGGATCGGTCTTCGTCCTGGCGATCTCGGCGCTGTATCTCCTGCAGAACCGTCACCGCGCCCTGGCGCTGCGTTCGATGACGGTCGCCGCCAGCTTCGGCCTGGCGAGCGCCCTCTGCGTCGTCGTGCTGGGGGACGAGAGCGGCTATACCGCCTCCGCCAACCAGAAGATGAAGATCGCCGCCATCGAATCGATGTGGGAGACCGAGCCCGCGCCGGCCTCCTTCACGCTGATCGGCATCCCAGATCTGGCCGGCAGGCGCACCGACTACGCGGTGAAAATCCCCTGGGTCCTAGGCCTCATCACCACCAGGTCGACCGACACCGTCGTGCCCGGCATCAACGATCTGGTGAAGCTCGCGGCGACACGCATCCGAAATGGCCTGATCGCCTATGACACGCTGGCAAAGCTCCGCGCCGACCGCGGCAACGTCCAATTGCGCGCGCAGTTGGACGCCCATGTCGCCGATCTCGGCTATGCGCTGCTGCTCAAGCGCTTCCGCCCGGATATCGAACACGCAACCGACGCCGACATCGCCCGCGCCGCGGAAACGACGATCCCCAACGTGCCGGTGCTGTTCTGGGCCTTCCGCCTGATGGTCGCCTGCGGCTTCTGGTTCATCGCCCTGTTCGGCTGTGCGTTCTATCTCTCGGCGACGCGCCGGCTCGACCGCTATAGGCTCTTTCTCATCGCCGCCTTCGCCAGCCTGCCGCTGCCCTGGCTGGCCGCCGAGCTCGGCTGGATCGTCGCGGAATATGGCCGCCAGCCCTGGGTGATCGAGGGCGTGCTGCCGACCTTCCTCGGCGTCTCGGGCACCGACGCGCACAACGTGCTGTTCAGCCTGCTGGGCTTCGTCGTCTTCTATTCCGGTCTTGCCGTCGCCGACGTCTATCTGATGGTCAAATACATCCGCCTCGGACCCGACGAGACGCTCGGCCATCCCGTCGCCGCGCCGGGCATGCGCGGGGAGGTGGTCGCATGA
- a CDS encoding FAD-dependent oxidoreductase, producing the protein MSDTAPITESDDVLKTALEQAHLPSLIAALVHITGDESLVTGEIKPVYDFFGDGQGGLTPEQRAATKARALDALRALRGDATLPPQPSSDTVRKLMNFVAGADIPERYIPFLREELALEGEDLKAVHSLEQLPASAKRDFQVLIIGAGMSGLLAAIRLQQAGIAYTVVEKNSDVGGTWMVNSYPGCRVDNPNHLYSYSFEPNHDWPYHFSTQPLLWKYFQGVADKYALRPHIRFKTEVIESAYDEARAVWNTRVRGADGKEEILVSNAVITAVGQLSRPRLPDIEGRERFEGRSFHSATWNHSVNLKDKRVAVIGTGASAFQFVPEIAPEVAQLTVFQRNAPWLGPTPNYHDKVDEGKKWLLKHVPFYARWYRFWLWWMLTDGIYEFVKADPDWKTRPDSVGAMNDMLREMLTQYTRSQLEGRPELQEAATPNYPPGGKRSVRDNGVWLAALKRPNVETVTAPVAEITPTGIRTRDGREFPVDVIIYGTGFTASEFLEPMRFTGKGGVDLHEQWSGDARAYLGVTVPNFPNLFIMYGPNTNIVVNGSIIFFSECEMRYIQGLLELLLRSNASAIEVKADVHDAFNEKVDAMNRQMAWGVPQVTSWYKNKKGRVSQNWPWPLVDYWSATRAPNPDDYDLSGAPDARAAAE; encoded by the coding sequence ATGTCGGACACCGCACCGATCACGGAAAGCGACGACGTCCTCAAAACGGCGCTCGAACAGGCGCATCTGCCCAGCCTGATCGCGGCCTTGGTGCACATCACCGGCGACGAGAGCCTGGTCACGGGCGAGATCAAGCCGGTCTACGACTTCTTCGGCGACGGACAGGGCGGCCTCACGCCGGAGCAGCGCGCCGCCACCAAGGCGCGGGCGCTCGACGCGCTGAGGGCCCTGCGCGGGGACGCGACGCTGCCGCCGCAGCCGTCCTCCGACACGGTGCGCAAGCTGATGAACTTCGTCGCCGGGGCCGACATTCCCGAACGCTACATCCCGTTCCTGCGCGAGGAACTGGCGCTGGAGGGCGAGGACCTCAAAGCGGTCCACAGCCTCGAACAGCTTCCCGCCAGCGCCAAGCGCGACTTCCAGGTGCTGATCATCGGCGCCGGCATGTCGGGTCTGCTGGCAGCGATCCGCCTTCAGCAGGCGGGGATTGCCTATACGGTGGTCGAGAAGAACAGCGATGTCGGCGGAACCTGGATGGTCAATTCCTATCCCGGCTGCCGCGTCGACAATCCGAACCATCTCTATTCCTACTCGTTCGAGCCGAACCACGACTGGCCCTATCATTTCTCGACCCAGCCGCTGCTGTGGAAATACTTCCAGGGCGTCGCGGACAAATACGCGCTGCGGCCGCATATTCGTTTCAAGACCGAAGTGATCGAGTCGGCTTATGACGAAGCGCGCGCCGTATGGAACACGCGGGTGCGCGGCGCCGATGGCAAAGAGGAAATACTGGTCTCCAATGCGGTGATCACGGCGGTGGGGCAGCTGTCGCGGCCTCGGTTGCCGGATATCGAAGGCAGAGAGCGGTTCGAAGGCCGATCTTTCCACTCAGCGACTTGGAATCATTCGGTAAATCTCAAGGATAAGCGGGTCGCGGTGATCGGCACCGGCGCCTCGGCCTTCCAGTTCGTGCCGGAGATCGCGCCCGAGGTGGCGCAGCTCACCGTCTTCCAGCGCAATGCGCCCTGGCTGGGCCCGACGCCGAACTATCACGACAAGGTCGACGAGGGGAAAAAGTGGCTGCTCAAGCACGTTCCCTTCTATGCCAGATGGTACCGCTTCTGGCTGTGGTGGATGCTGACCGACGGCATCTATGAATTCGTCAAGGCCGATCCGGACTGGAAGACGCGCCCGGATTCGGTCGGGGCGATGAACGACATGCTGCGCGAGATGCTGACGCAGTACACAAGGAGCCAGCTCGAAGGCCGGCCCGAACTCCAGGAGGCCGCGACGCCGAACTATCCGCCGGGCGGCAAGCGCAGCGTGCGCGACAACGGCGTGTGGCTCGCGGCCCTCAAGCGGCCGAATGTCGAAACCGTGACCGCGCCGGTCGCCGAGATCACGCCGACGGGCATCAGGACCAGGGACGGCCGCGAATTTCCCGTCGACGTCATCATCTACGGCACCGGCTTCACCGCGAGCGAGTTCCTGGAGCCGATGCGGTTCACGGGCAAGGGCGGCGTCGATCTCCATGAACAGTGGAGCGGCGACGCGCGCGCCTATCTCGGCGTCACGGTGCCCAATTTCCCGAACCTTTTCATCATGTACGGACCCAACACCAATATCGTGGTCAACGGCTCGATCATCTTCTTCTCCGAATGCGAGATGCGCTACATCCAGGGCCTGCTCGAACTGCTGCTGCGCTCCAACGCCAGCGCCATCGAGGTGAAGGCGGACGTGCACGACGCCTTCAACGAGAAGGTCGACGCGATGAACCGGCAGATGGCCTGGGGCGTGCCGCAGGTCACGAGCTGGTACAAGAACAAAAAGGGCCGCGTGTCGCAGAACTGGCCGTGGCCGCTGGTCGATTACTGGAGCGCGACGCGGGCGCCCAATCCGGACGACTACGATCTTTCCGGTGCGCCGGACGCGCGGGCCGCGGCGGAATAG
- a CDS encoding SDR family NAD(P)-dependent oxidoreductase produces MSSKICVVTGVGPGTGAALTRRFAAGGYRVAMLARNAERLAALEKEVAGAKAFPCDVSVPEQVADAADAIRRDLGEPSVVIHNAVGGAFGGFLDIEPEVLNRNFQVNAMGLLYLARAFVPAMIAKGEGALIATGNTAAQRGRAAFAGFAPTKAAQRILAESIARDAGPKGVHVAYVVIDAVIDVSWTRERFKDRPDDFFIKPAAIADEVFHLAHQDRSAWSFNVEIRPYGETW; encoded by the coding sequence ATGTCCTCCAAAATCTGCGTCGTCACCGGCGTCGGCCCGGGCACGGGCGCGGCGCTGACCCGGCGCTTCGCCGCCGGCGGCTACCGCGTCGCGATGCTGGCGCGCAACGCCGAACGCCTCGCCGCGCTGGAGAAAGAGGTCGCGGGCGCCAAGGCCTTTCCCTGCGATGTCTCCGTGCCCGAACAGGTTGCGGACGCCGCCGATGCCATCCGGCGCGATCTGGGCGAACCCTCGGTCGTGATCCACAACGCGGTCGGCGGCGCCTTCGGCGGCTTCCTCGACATCGAGCCGGAGGTCCTCAACCGCAACTTCCAGGTGAACGCGATGGGTCTTCTCTATCTCGCCCGCGCCTTCGTGCCGGCGATGATCGCGAAGGGGGAGGGCGCCCTGATCGCGACCGGCAACACCGCGGCCCAGCGCGGCCGCGCCGCTTTCGCGGGCTTTGCGCCGACCAAGGCGGCGCAGCGCATCCTGGCAGAGTCGATCGCGCGCGATGCCGGCCCTAAGGGCGTGCATGTCGCTTATGTCGTGATCGACGCGGTGATCGACGTTTCCTGGACGCGGGAGCGCTTCAAGGACAGGCCCGACGATTTCTTCATCAAGCCGGCCGCCATCGCCGACGAGGTGTTTCACCTCGCGCACCAGGATCGAAGCGCCTGGTCGTTCAATGTCGAGATCAGGCCCTATGGGGAGACCTGGTGA
- a CDS encoding nitroreductase, producing MHVIDALHARKSVRAFRPDPVPRALIEELLTLASRAPSGTNIQPWKVHVVAGEVRRRLEAEVLAHRETRPDDDRAEFPRAGKRKEPYIGRMRKLGKDMYSLIGIPKGDPAANWAQWGRNYKFFDAPVGLIFTVDKDLDAMSFVDIGMFLQSFMLAAKVRGLDTCAQGAWNNYWTVTRRVLNVPEDEYIVVGLSLGYADDSHPVNTLVSEREPVERFATFHGF from the coding sequence TTGCATGTCATCGATGCCCTTCATGCGCGCAAATCCGTGCGCGCGTTCCGCCCCGATCCCGTGCCGCGGGCGCTGATCGAGGAGCTGCTGACGCTCGCCAGCCGCGCGCCGTCGGGGACGAACATCCAGCCCTGGAAAGTGCATGTCGTGGCCGGCGAGGTGCGCCGGCGCCTCGAAGCCGAGGTGCTGGCGCATCGCGAGACAAGGCCGGACGACGACCGCGCCGAATTCCCGCGCGCCGGCAAACGCAAGGAGCCTTACATCGGACGCATGCGCAAGCTCGGCAAGGACATGTACTCCCTGATCGGAATCCCGAAGGGCGATCCGGCGGCGAACTGGGCGCAATGGGGACGCAACTACAAATTCTTCGACGCGCCGGTCGGGCTGATCTTCACCGTCGACAAGGACCTCGATGCGATGAGCTTCGTGGACATCGGCATGTTCCTGCAGAGCTTCATGCTGGCGGCCAAGGTGCGCGGGCTCGATACCTGCGCCCAGGGCGCCTGGAACAATTACTGGACCGTGACGCGCCGGGTGCTGAACGTGCCGGAGGACGAGTACATCGTCGTCGGACTGTCGCTCGGCTATGCCGACGACAGCCATCCGGTGAACACGCTGGTGAGCGAACGCGAGCCGGTGGAGCGCTTCGCGACCTTCCACGGGTTCTAG
- the cydX gene encoding cytochrome bd-I oxidase subunit CydX produces the protein MWYFAWILGLGFAVAFAVLNAMWIEFDEE, from the coding sequence ATGTGGTACTTCGCCTGGATTCTGGGCCTGGGTTTCGCGGTCGCCTTCGCCGTCCTGAACGCGATGTGGATCGAGTTCGACGAAGAGTGA
- the cydB gene encoding cytochrome d ubiquinol oxidase subunit II, with protein sequence MRYELLRLIWWALLGILLIGFAVTDGYDLGSAMLSPFVARNDLERRQVINTIGPFWEGNQVWFVLGGGAIFAAWPALYAASFSGLYLAMFAVLASLIFRPLAIVYRSKLANTRWRAWWDGVLFVTGLVPALIFGVAFGNLFLGVPFGFDAELRFHSEITLIGLLRPFALAFGLVSLAMLTLHGATWLSLKADGPVGLRARRIVPFAALAFIVLFDLSGLWVSVIDGYRITSVVLPDGPSNPLHKLVYRDPPVNWLDNYAAHPALWLAPLLANAGALAAIVLRPRPVLALLSSGLAVAATVATAGFALFPFLLPSSSEPNASLTVWDASSSKLTLAIMLGCVALFLPLVLAYSGWVYRVMRGPVRTEDIARDHGAY encoded by the coding sequence ATGAGGTACGAACTTCTCCGCCTGATCTGGTGGGCGCTGCTCGGCATTCTGCTGATCGGCTTCGCGGTCACCGACGGTTACGACCTCGGCAGCGCCATGCTTTCGCCTTTCGTCGCGCGCAACGATCTTGAACGCCGCCAGGTGATCAACACCATCGGCCCGTTCTGGGAGGGCAACCAGGTCTGGTTCGTCCTCGGGGGCGGGGCGATCTTCGCCGCATGGCCCGCGCTCTACGCGGCATCGTTCTCCGGCCTCTATCTGGCGATGTTCGCGGTGCTGGCGTCGCTGATCTTCCGGCCGCTCGCCATCGTCTATCGCAGCAAGCTGGCGAACACCCGCTGGCGTGCCTGGTGGGACGGCGTGCTGTTCGTCACCGGCTTAGTGCCGGCGCTGATCTTCGGCGTCGCCTTCGGCAATCTGTTCCTCGGCGTGCCCTTCGGCTTCGACGCGGAGCTGCGGTTTCATTCGGAGATAACGCTTATCGGCCTGCTCAGGCCCTTCGCGCTGGCGTTCGGACTGGTGAGCCTCGCCATGCTGACGCTGCACGGCGCGACCTGGCTATCGCTGAAGGCTGATGGTCCCGTTGGACTGCGAGCGCGCCGCATCGTTCCGTTCGCGGCGCTGGCCTTCATCGTCCTGTTCGACCTGTCGGGCCTGTGGGTCAGCGTCATCGACGGTTACCGGATCACGTCGGTCGTCCTGCCGGACGGGCCATCGAACCCGCTGCATAAGCTGGTCTATCGCGATCCGCCGGTGAACTGGCTGGACAATTACGCGGCACATCCCGCGCTCTGGCTGGCGCCGCTTCTGGCGAATGCCGGCGCGCTGGCCGCGATCGTTCTGCGCCCGCGGCCGGTGCTGGCCCTGCTGTCGTCGGGTCTTGCCGTCGCCGCGACCGTCGCCACGGCCGGTTTTGCGCTATTCCCCTTCCTGTTGCCCTCGTCGAGCGAGCCGAACGCCAGCCTGACCGTCTGGGATGCGTCGTCCAGCAAGTTGACGCTTGCGATCATGCTCGGCTGTGTCGCGCTCTTCCTGCCCCTGGTGCTGGCCTACAGCGGCTGGGTCTACCGCGTGATGCGCGGTCCGGTGCGCACCGAGGACATCGCCCGCGATCACGGAGCGTATTGA
- a CDS encoding acyl-CoA dehydrogenase family protein — protein MDFSFSEEQTLLRNSVSKYLADNYKFEQWRKFTRGETGRDPNHWKQFAELGLFAAALPEAYGGLGGGAVDNLVIMEEFGKALVVEPYVPTVVIGGGLVNAGGSEAQKSEWLGKIAAGETLLAFAFAEPKGRYNLADLTTTAKKQGSGYVLNGQKAVVLGAPWADHLIVTARTAGGQRERSGVSVFVVDKKAKGITTRDYPTVDSYRASEITFENVEVPAAALIGPADGGLPLVEKAVDEAIAAICAEATGAMKVLVDTTVEYSKTRKQFGVPIGKFQVLQHRMVDMFVQYEQSVSITLMVTLKLGESEVERAKAASAAKVTVGKAGRYVGQQAVQVHGGIGMTDELNVGHYFKRLTLIDTLFGNTDHHLKRFAALG, from the coding sequence ATGGATTTCTCCTTCAGCGAAGAGCAGACGCTCCTGCGCAATTCGGTCTCGAAATACCTGGCCGACAACTACAAATTCGAGCAGTGGCGCAAGTTCACGCGCGGCGAAACGGGCCGCGATCCCAACCACTGGAAGCAGTTCGCCGAGCTCGGCCTGTTCGCGGCGGCGCTGCCGGAGGCATATGGCGGACTGGGCGGCGGCGCGGTCGACAACCTCGTGATCATGGAGGAGTTCGGCAAGGCGCTGGTGGTCGAGCCCTATGTGCCGACGGTCGTGATCGGCGGCGGCCTCGTGAATGCCGGCGGCAGCGAGGCGCAGAAGTCCGAATGGCTGGGCAAGATCGCCGCCGGCGAGACGCTGCTCGCCTTCGCCTTCGCCGAGCCCAAGGGCCGCTACAATCTCGCCGATCTCACGACCACGGCGAAGAAGCAGGGCTCGGGCTATGTGCTGAACGGCCAGAAGGCCGTGGTGCTCGGCGCGCCCTGGGCCGATCATTTGATCGTTACCGCGCGCACCGCGGGCGGCCAGCGCGAACGTAGCGGTGTCAGCGTCTTCGTCGTCGACAAGAAGGCCAAGGGCATCACCACGCGGGACTATCCGACGGTCGATTCCTATCGCGCCTCCGAGATCACCTTCGAGAATGTCGAGGTGCCCGCCGCAGCGCTGATCGGCCCGGCCGATGGCGGCCTGCCGCTGGTCGAGAAGGCAGTCGACGAGGCCATCGCCGCGATCTGCGCCGAGGCGACCGGCGCGATGAAGGTGCTGGTCGACACCACGGTCGAATATTCGAAGACCCGCAAGCAGTTCGGCGTGCCGATCGGCAAGTTCCAGGTGCTCCAGCATCGCATGGTCGACATGTTCGTGCAGTACGAGCAGTCGGTTTCGATCACGCTCATGGTCACGCTCAAGCTCGGCGAGAGCGAGGTGGAACGCGCCAAGGCGGCTTCGGCGGCGAAGGTGACGGTCGGCAAGGCCGGTCGCTATGTCGGCCAGCAGGCGGTCCAGGTCCATGGCGGCATCGGCATGACCGACGAGCTCAATGTCGGCCACTATTTCAAGCGGCTGACCCTGATCGACACGCTGTTCGGCAACACCGACCACCACTTGAAGCGCTTCGCCGCGCTGGGCTAG
- a CDS encoding chorismate mutase, with amino-acid sequence MAAPHPELLRLRDSIDNIDAALIHMLAERFRCTQAVGVYKAAHGLPPADPAREAQQIARLRQLADSAKLDPDFAEKFLNFIVTEVIRHHEAIRQQHS; translated from the coding sequence ATGGCCGCGCCACATCCCGAACTGCTCAGGCTGCGCGACAGCATCGACAATATCGACGCCGCGCTGATCCACATGCTGGCGGAACGCTTCCGCTGCACCCAGGCGGTCGGCGTATACAAGGCGGCGCACGGCCTTCCGCCGGCCGACCCGGCGCGCGAAGCCCAGCAGATCGCGCGCCTGCGCCAGCTTGCCGATAGCGCCAAGCTCGATCCCGATTTCGCCGAGAAATTCCTCAATTTCATCGTCACCGAAGTGATCCGCCACCACGAAGCGATCCGCCAGCAGCATTCCTGA
- a CDS encoding SDR family oxidoreductase: protein MKDLFSLAGKTALITGGSRGIGRMIAEGFLHQGAKVYISARKGGQLEETAKELSAIGPCIAITSNASGADGAKAMADAYLKYENKLDILVNNAGAAWGAEFDEFPESGWDKVMDLNVKTPFFLTQALHHALRAAGARERLAKVINIASVDGISVNMQETYSYAASKSGLIHLTKRMAMRLIRDNIAVSAIAPGAFASDMNREARDHGDAVSKMIPARRIGTTEDMAGAAIFLASRAGDYVVGSTIIVDGGVTYTRG from the coding sequence ATGAAGGACCTTTTCTCGCTCGCCGGCAAGACGGCCCTGATCACCGGAGGCTCCCGCGGCATCGGCCGGATGATCGCCGAGGGCTTCCTGCACCAGGGGGCCAAGGTCTACATCTCGGCGCGCAAGGGCGGCCAGCTCGAGGAGACGGCCAAGGAGCTGTCGGCGATCGGGCCGTGCATCGCGATCACCTCGAACGCGTCCGGCGCGGACGGCGCCAAGGCGATGGCGGACGCCTATCTCAAATACGAGAACAAGCTCGACATCCTGGTGAACAATGCCGGCGCGGCCTGGGGCGCCGAGTTCGACGAATTCCCCGAGAGCGGCTGGGACAAGGTCATGGACCTGAACGTCAAGACGCCGTTCTTCCTGACGCAGGCGCTGCACCATGCGCTGCGCGCCGCCGGCGCCAGGGAACGGCTGGCCAAGGTGATCAACATCGCGTCCGTGGACGGCATCTCGGTGAACATGCAGGAGACCTATTCCTACGCGGCCTCGAAATCCGGCCTCATCCATCTCACCAAGCGCATGGCGATGCGGCTGATCCGCGACAATATCGCGGTGAGCGCGATCGCGCCGGGCGCCTTCGCCTCCGACATGAACCGCGAGGCGCGCGATCACGGCGACGCCGTCTCCAAGATGATCCCGGCGCGCCGCATCGGAACGACCGAGGACATGGCGGGCGCGGCGATCTTCCTCGCCAGCCGCGCCGGCGACTATGTCGTCGGCTCGACGATCATCGTCGACGGCGGCGTGACCTATACGCGGGGTTGA
- a CDS encoding acyl-CoA dehydrogenase family protein, with protein sequence MDLSFSPEEEAFRQEVRAFIAEAKPKLPAAIGAPEAGTRSKDDYLAWHKLLYKKGWVAPLWPKQYGGTGWNVTQRYIFNEEVANAEMPTTLPFGLNMVAPVIFTFGNDEQKQKYLPRILSGEDWWCQGYSEPGSGSDLASLRTKAVREGDYYIVNGQKTWTTLAQYADWIFCLVRTDPNVKQQEGITFLLIDMKTPGITVKPIIVLDGAHEVNEVFFDNVKVPVANRVGEENKGWTYAKFLLVNERSGIAGTARSKKATQRLKDIARAETLDGVPLIEDEDFARKIADLEIDLAALEYTELRTLAQEAKGHMAGPESSILKIRGTEIQQRITELTVEAIGYFAYPNERMLGSNEFIGPDYALGEAGHYFNMRKASIYGGSNEIQRNIIAKAVLGL encoded by the coding sequence ATGGACCTTTCCTTTTCGCCCGAAGAAGAAGCCTTTCGCCAGGAGGTCCGCGCCTTCATCGCCGAGGCCAAGCCCAAGCTGCCCGCCGCGATCGGCGCGCCGGAGGCCGGCACGCGCTCCAAGGACGACTACCTCGCCTGGCACAAGCTTCTCTACAAGAAGGGCTGGGTCGCGCCGCTTTGGCCCAAGCAGTATGGCGGAACCGGTTGGAACGTGACGCAGCGTTACATTTTCAACGAGGAAGTCGCCAACGCCGAGATGCCGACCACGCTGCCCTTCGGCCTCAACATGGTGGCGCCGGTGATCTTCACCTTCGGCAATGACGAGCAGAAGCAGAAATACCTGCCGCGCATCCTCTCCGGCGAGGATTGGTGGTGCCAGGGCTATTCCGAGCCGGGCTCGGGCTCCGACCTCGCCTCGCTCCGCACCAAGGCGGTGCGCGAGGGCGACTATTACATCGTCAACGGCCAGAAGACCTGGACCACGCTGGCGCAATATGCCGACTGGATTTTCTGCCTCGTGCGCACCGATCCCAATGTGAAACAGCAGGAAGGCATCACCTTCCTTCTCATCGACATGAAGACGCCCGGCATCACCGTCAAGCCGATCATCGTGCTGGACGGCGCGCATGAGGTGAACGAGGTGTTCTTCGACAACGTCAAGGTGCCGGTCGCCAACCGCGTCGGCGAGGAGAACAAGGGCTGGACCTACGCCAAATTCCTGCTCGTCAACGAGCGCTCCGGCATCGCCGGCACCGCGCGCTCCAAGAAGGCGACGCAGCGGCTGAAGGACATCGCCCGCGCTGAGACGCTGGACGGCGTGCCGCTGATCGAGGACGAGGATTTCGCGCGCAAGATCGCCGATCTGGAGATTGACCTCGCGGCGCTCGAATACACCGAGCTCCGCACCCTCGCGCAGGAAGCCAAGGGCCACATGGCGGGTCCGGAAAGCTCGATCCTCAAGATCCGCGGCACCGAGATCCAGCAGCGCATCACGGAATTGACGGTGGAGGCGATCGGCTACTTCGCCTACCCCAATGAGCGCATGCTGGGCAGCAACGAGTTCATCGGCCCGGACTATGCGCTGGGCGAGGCCGGCCACTACTTCAACATGCGCAAGGCCTCGATCTACGGCGGCTCGAACGAGATCCAGCGCAACATCATCGCCAAGGCGGTGCTGGGACTGTGA
- a CDS encoding phytanoyl-CoA dioxygenase family protein, with protein MSAPVREIRPHPLNKDFAWSMPAPKGLRALTPEQYAQFDDQGFVRLEGVFTPEEVAAVAAAIDPLEAKAEEQLRSMGGRISISEADVITFTIHMVTKSDVLKRFAAHPKIQAICHDLIGGAVRLYWDQSVYKKTGKAQEFPWHQDNGYTFIQPQQYLTLWIPLVDVDAENGCPWIAPGVHKRGTLAHWLTPLGFKCLETVPDAVCVPGKAGDVIAFSSLAPHRTGPNLVKGSVRKAYILQYAPDGAYTTRNGVKARQDDEARQFRIS; from the coding sequence ATGTCCGCACCGGTTCGCGAGATCAGGCCGCATCCGCTCAACAAGGACTTCGCGTGGTCGATGCCGGCGCCGAAGGGTTTGCGGGCGCTGACGCCGGAGCAGTACGCGCAGTTCGACGACCAGGGCTTCGTCAGGCTCGAAGGTGTGTTCACGCCGGAAGAGGTCGCGGCCGTCGCCGCCGCGATCGATCCGCTGGAGGCCAAGGCGGAAGAGCAGCTCCGCAGCATGGGCGGGCGCATTTCGATCTCCGAGGCCGACGTCATCACCTTCACGATCCACATGGTGACCAAATCCGACGTGCTGAAGCGCTTCGCGGCGCATCCGAAAATCCAGGCGATCTGCCACGACCTGATCGGCGGCGCGGTGCGGCTCTATTGGGACCAGTCGGTCTACAAGAAGACCGGTAAGGCGCAGGAATTCCCCTGGCACCAGGACAACGGCTACACCTTTATCCAACCGCAGCAGTACCTGACGCTGTGGATTCCGCTGGTCGATGTCGACGCGGAGAACGGCTGTCCCTGGATCGCGCCGGGCGTGCACAAGCGCGGCACGCTGGCGCACTGGCTGACGCCGCTCGGATTCAAATGCCTGGAGACCGTACCGGACGCGGTGTGCGTGCCGGGCAAGGCGGGCGACGTGATCGCGTTCTCCTCGCTGGCGCCGCACCGCACGGGGCCCAATCTGGTCAAGGGGTCGGTGCGCAAGGCCTATATCCTGCAATACGCCCCCGACGGCGCCTATACGACGCGCAACGGCGTCAAGGCGCGGCAGGACGACGAGGCGCGGCAGTTCAGGATATCGTGA
- the cydP gene encoding cytochrome oxidase putative small subunit CydP, with the protein MVRRVLRREIVAVLLGKLVLLTALFLLFFSHPTANDAPQVSARVLGTAR; encoded by the coding sequence ATGGTGCGCCGCGTGCTGAGACGGGAGATCGTTGCCGTTCTGCTCGGCAAGCTCGTTCTGCTGACCGCCCTGTTCCTGTTGTTCTTCAGCCATCCCACCGCGAACGACGCGCCGCAGGTTTCGGCGCGCGTCCTCGGAACGGCGAGGTAA